A genomic stretch from Barnesiella intestinihominis YIT 11860 includes:
- a CDS encoding MraY family glycosyltransferase has product MIFWIVNCSIAFLICVFCAGIIIPQILLIAFRKRLFDLPDERKIHHCAVPRLGGIAFKPVVFFTVALLLGINMVMGHSEMLSEIENDVRPLAFAFCSIMVLYLVGMADDLIGIRYRAKFVIQILCGMMLIAGGIYIDNLYGILGIHSVPLWLGYPLTILFVVFIINAINLIDGIDGLASGLCSIACLLYGLTFLMFHQYIYAMLAFATLGVLVPFFYYNVFGNAEHGKKIFMGDTGSLTVGMMLCLLSLKLTMCGTDDNTVHINPMVLAFSPLLIPCCDVVRVYLHRVRNGKNPFLPDKNHIHHKLLAVGMQQRSVMIIVISVSTVFILFNILLSLYLNVNWIVLVDILIWTFTNIRLTKRIGQLQSRQATNK; this is encoded by the coding sequence ATGATTTTTTGGATAGTTAATTGCAGTATTGCATTCCTGATCTGTGTGTTCTGTGCGGGTATCATCATTCCCCAGATTTTGTTGATCGCTTTCCGCAAGCGGTTATTCGACCTTCCCGACGAACGGAAGATTCATCATTGTGCCGTGCCCCGGTTGGGCGGCATCGCATTCAAGCCGGTAGTGTTTTTCACCGTAGCCTTGTTGCTGGGGATCAATATGGTTATGGGGCATTCGGAGATGTTGTCCGAAATCGAGAACGATGTTCGGCCCTTGGCTTTCGCCTTCTGCTCCATCATGGTTCTGTATCTGGTTGGCATGGCCGATGACTTGATCGGCATCCGTTATCGAGCCAAGTTCGTTATCCAGATTCTGTGCGGCATGATGCTTATCGCCGGTGGTATATATATCGATAACCTGTACGGCATTCTAGGCATTCATTCGGTTCCATTATGGCTGGGGTATCCTCTGACCATTCTGTTCGTGGTCTTCATCATCAATGCCATCAACCTGATCGATGGCATTGACGGACTGGCTTCCGGGCTATGCAGTATTGCCTGTTTGCTTTATGGGTTGACTTTTCTTATGTTTCACCAGTATATATATGCCATGCTGGCGTTCGCCACATTAGGGGTGTTAGTGCCGTTCTTTTATTACAATGTTTTCGGGAATGCCGAGCACGGAAAAAAGATTTTCATGGGTGACACAGGCAGCCTGACCGTTGGCATGATGCTCTGTCTTCTCAGTCTCAAGTTGACTATGTGTGGGACAGATGATAATACGGTACATATAAATCCGATGGTGCTGGCATTCTCCCCGCTGCTGATTCCTTGCTGTGATGTGGTCCGGGTTTATCTGCATCGGGTACGCAACGGAAAGAACCCGTTCTTGCCGGATAAGAACCATATCCACCATAAACTACTTGCTGTCGGAATGCAGCAGCGAAGTGTCATGATTATCGTCATATCCGTATCGACCGTATTCATACTGTTTAATATTCTTCTCTCCCTTTATCTGAATGTAAACTGGATCGTACTAGTCGATATCCTGATATGGACTTTCACCAATATCCGACTGACGAAACGTATCGGACAGCTTCAGTCGAGACAGGCAACCAACAAATAA
- a CDS encoding UpxY family transcription antiterminator, with protein MATSEGEKQTCWYVMRDLKRANAKLPAYKQLLNEHFEVFTPMKEQLSVHGGKRTREEVPFIQDLLFVHDTQEAIDPFVEKYPTIQYRFQKGGGYKNPMTVADADMERFIHAVSVSKNPKYYLPGELTPSMCGRHIRIVGGPLDGYEGKLLTVRGSKTKRLLVELPEFFSVGVEVNPEYIRLL; from the coding sequence ATGGCTACTTCGGAAGGTGAAAAACAGACATGCTGGTACGTGATGCGCGACCTTAAACGGGCCAATGCCAAGTTGCCCGCATACAAGCAACTGTTGAACGAGCATTTCGAGGTGTTCACTCCCATGAAAGAGCAGTTGAGTGTTCATGGCGGCAAACGGACTCGGGAAGAAGTTCCCTTTATCCAGGATTTGCTTTTTGTTCATGATACCCAGGAAGCTATTGATCCGTTTGTGGAAAAGTATCCCACGATACAGTATCGTTTCCAGAAGGGAGGTGGTTACAAAAATCCGATGACTGTCGCTGATGCGGACATGGAGCGGTTCATACATGCTGTAAGTGTGTCGAAAAATCCGAAATATTATCTTCCTGGCGAATTGACACCCTCTATGTGCGGACGGCACATCCGTATTGTAGGCGGTCCTTTGGACGGTTATGAAGGAAAATTGCTGACTGTACGCGGGTCGAAAACGAAACGTCTGTTAGTGGAGCTGCCCGAGTTCTTTTCCGTAGGGGTGGAAGTCAATCCCGAATATATCAGGCTATTATAA
- a CDS encoding DUF5106 domain-containing protein: MKMLNHTFFACLLGMSLVSCSHAQQQKTKEFRLPDVPVTLTAPEDRAAYLSLHYWDHFDFADTSLISRPEITEQAFVDFLGILPYTDRAQAAIDTLFRRAATGQEMLYHFIGLSDKYLYEPNSPMHDEELHILVLRALLDNPCLSDTDKIRPRYLLEIAMKNRPGDVAADFTVTCRDGRRRQLSGIKADYVLVYFNDPDCEDCRRVKELLTLSPVVNDLLESGRLKLLSVCVEGKTPAWEKAEFPAGWIDGYDADQRLTREQVYDLKAMPTLYLLDAEKRVILKDASFEQVEERLS; this comes from the coding sequence ATGAAGATGCTGAATCATACTTTTTTCGCCTGTCTTTTGGGCATGAGTCTCGTTTCCTGTTCACATGCCCAACAGCAGAAAACCAAGGAATTCCGTCTGCCCGACGTGCCTGTCACGCTGACGGCGCCTGAAGACAGGGCGGCGTACTTGTCCCTGCATTACTGGGACCACTTCGATTTTGCCGATACGTCGCTCATCTCCCGTCCTGAAATCACCGAGCAGGCCTTTGTCGATTTCCTCGGCATCCTGCCCTATACCGACCGGGCACAGGCTGCCATCGATACTCTTTTCCGCCGCGCCGCAACCGGACAGGAGATGCTGTATCACTTCATCGGGCTGAGTGACAAGTACCTCTACGAGCCCAATTCGCCCATGCATGACGAGGAACTGCATATCCTCGTATTGCGGGCACTGCTGGACAACCCCTGCCTGTCCGATACGGACAAGATACGTCCCCGCTACCTGTTGGAAATAGCCATGAAGAACCGTCCGGGAGACGTGGCGGCGGATTTCACCGTCACTTGCCGGGACGGCAGGCGCAGGCAGCTCTCCGGCATAAAGGCCGACTACGTGCTGGTTTACTTCAACGACCCCGATTGCGAGGACTGCCGCCGGGTGAAGGAATTGCTCACCCTGTCCCCGGTTGTGAACGACCTGTTGGAGTCCGGCCGTCTGAAACTCCTCTCCGTGTGTGTGGAGGGCAAGACCCCCGCGTGGGAAAAGGCGGAATTTCCCGCCGGTTGGATAGATGGTTATGATGCCGATCAGCGGCTTACCCGCGAACAGGTGTACGACCTCAAGGCGATGCCCACCCTTTACCTGCTCGATGCGGAAAAACGGGTGATACTCAAGGACGCTTCGTTCGAGCAGGTGGAAGAACGGTTGTCCTGA
- a CDS encoding fimbrial protein: protein MRRIIYNMMICCAAAWLLAACSKDDDLPGGQTGGNGNSIILDISSGALPVSRATVPAEGAEVAVSHIDVLIFNDTDEKTKVWSDRVNASANETGRITLPVKRSSFTENERYWVYLIANSTHPEKDFENLANLNALKAMTQEDENIHLTGKDIEGVPGTFLMDGIAYPEGNDEPAVAAPVVLYDGSQGNDTRLAVTLRRAAAKVVVTINKGQDVTFDSKGIGYYLRNMPYTTSVVAGADGAAKLRNTAQTSGGYLEWTANKITVTAYMYAHAWDNGSSMEQEVRLVMNIPLTYQKDTDPQLRPDNYYQIPVCNGKALNRNTCYRVTATVNAPGAENPSTPVQLTDLKYTVENWIDETVNVGGGDRPTFLVLNRYDLEMHNKEDDRTSLIFTSSSEVTAQITRVYYIDKFGREQNLEKRYPDNPNDNEWGVSTGYRWRSHGNILITPDKGLNGKLDVHSDLPRNNTIRYIEVRVTNEDGNERTVTIEQYPLEYITNIQGWYSYRDDFKNSDPNPTTYEYVGDKITGIALATRNISSWNGEYRYLTGTDGLFGGPPDGFFVSKVAKLRNDGSGQSDLYEYYYTSNSNRLRESRYSEINGRMYTIVLTGTSSEYTLGRPRMVQDTYHPELMVTDPGQDNAQLVSPSFMIGSCVGEFQVGGGNLKLDGSDNSVRVAREHCAHYVETYKDPKTDRTVTLDDWRLPTEAELKIIFKFQGSKDQDADAIDYRLNGQYYYSASGRFYNEKYTVSGTGVACVRDAYGKKE from the coding sequence ATGAGACGGATTATATACAATATGATGATTTGTTGTGCGGCGGCATGGCTTCTTGCCGCTTGCAGCAAAGATGACGATCTCCCCGGCGGGCAGACAGGAGGTAACGGCAACAGCATTATCCTCGACATCTCGTCGGGAGCGTTGCCGGTGAGTCGTGCTACCGTACCGGCCGAAGGGGCGGAGGTCGCAGTGAGCCATATCGACGTGCTGATTTTCAACGATACCGACGAGAAAACGAAGGTGTGGAGCGACCGGGTGAACGCGTCAGCCAATGAAACGGGACGGATTACACTGCCCGTAAAACGGTCGTCTTTTACGGAAAATGAGAGGTATTGGGTGTATCTGATCGCCAACAGCACCCACCCGGAAAAGGATTTTGAAAACCTCGCGAACCTGAACGCCTTGAAGGCGATGACGCAGGAGGACGAGAACATTCACCTGACAGGGAAAGACATTGAAGGTGTCCCGGGAACATTCCTCATGGACGGCATAGCCTATCCCGAAGGGAACGATGAACCGGCGGTTGCTGCTCCGGTCGTCCTCTACGACGGCTCGCAAGGGAATGACACGCGGCTGGCGGTCACGCTGCGCAGGGCAGCGGCAAAAGTCGTGGTGACCATCAACAAAGGCCAAGACGTGACTTTTGATTCCAAAGGCATAGGTTACTACCTGCGCAATATGCCCTATACCACATCGGTAGTGGCGGGTGCGGACGGTGCGGCAAAGCTGAGGAATACCGCCCAGACCTCCGGCGGCTATCTTGAGTGGACGGCGAACAAAATTACCGTAACGGCTTACATGTATGCCCATGCCTGGGACAATGGAAGTTCCATGGAGCAGGAAGTGCGCCTGGTGATGAACATCCCCCTGACTTACCAGAAGGATACCGACCCGCAACTGCGTCCCGATAACTACTACCAGATTCCTGTCTGTAACGGCAAGGCCCTGAACCGCAACACCTGCTACAGGGTAACGGCAACGGTCAATGCCCCCGGAGCGGAAAATCCCTCCACACCGGTGCAGTTGACGGATTTGAAATATACCGTGGAGAATTGGATAGACGAGACGGTAAATGTCGGAGGCGGGGACCGCCCGACTTTCCTTGTGCTCAACCGGTACGACCTGGAAATGCACAACAAGGAGGACGACCGCACCAGCCTGATCTTCACCTCCTCGTCGGAAGTGACGGCACAGATTACCCGGGTTTACTATATAGACAAGTTCGGAAGGGAACAGAACTTGGAGAAAAGATACCCCGATAATCCAAACGATAACGAATGGGGAGTGAGTACCGGATACAGATGGCGCAGCCATGGCAACATCCTCATTACTCCCGACAAGGGGCTCAACGGCAAGCTGGATGTACACAGCGACCTCCCCAGGAACAATACGATACGTTATATCGAAGTCCGGGTAACAAATGAGGACGGCAACGAACGTACCGTAACCATTGAGCAGTATCCGTTGGAATATATCACGAATATCCAGGGGTGGTACTCGTACCGCGATGATTTCAAGAATTCAGATCCTAACCCGACTACCTATGAATATGTAGGTGATAAAATTACCGGAATCGCCCTTGCCACCAGAAATATCTCCAGTTGGAACGGAGAATATAGATACCTAACGGGGACAGATGGTTTATTTGGAGGTCCTCCGGACGGATTCTTCGTTTCAAAAGTAGCAAAATTGAGGAATGATGGAAGCGGACAGTCTGATTTATATGAATACTATTACACATCAAACTCAAACAGACTTCGGGAATCCCGCTATAGCGAAATTAACGGCAGAATGTACACCATTGTATTGACAGGGACATCCAGTGAATATACTCTTGGCCGTCCACGTATGGTCCAGGATACATACCATCCGGAACTTATGGTTACGGATCCGGGACAGGACAATGCCCAATTGGTCTCGCCGTCATTCATGATAGGTTCCTGTGTAGGCGAATTCCAAGTTGGAGGAGGAAACCTGAAGCTGGACGGGAGTGACAACAGTGTCCGCGTTGCACGCGAGCACTGCGCGCATTATGTAGAAACGTATAAAGACCCGAAAACCGATAGGACGGTTACCTTGGATGACTGGCGCCTGCCCACAGAAGCCGAACTTAAAATCATTTTTAAATTCCAGGGCTCGAAAGACCAGGATGCAGACGCCATAGACTACCGCTTGAACGGACAGTACTATTACAGCGCAAGCGGAAGATTTTATAATGAGAAATACACCGTTAGCGGTACCGGAGTGGCCTGTGTACGCGATGCCTACGGTAAAAAGGAATAA
- a CDS encoding fimbrial protein — MLNTRKILYWAVTAVCCGLLPFGCVKEDAASLGERHDVAVRLNVGTRAVSETDGTPTGEESAIHSLRVYAFVKGQLAGHEFRSGDMETPATFWMDLTMTSLTTETVDFYIIANEKAMSTPGAEKTFTENTTEAELNDFTFTTLTRDVQAYGLPMFGKESKTIDFSKLSNRQPIDPGHSGHTPLEDVLTFQLKRPIGKLGVFAAKEAGEAGELCVTDLTLLEAGTRAYNYLMPQTDETLKLAGATGTGEFSLVPSSAPVTKTLATNITPEERQNPENYTPVLGAPFYPFENPWGSDSWNTPGDEHGNILKIGYTFDSEPREGLVYMPRIERNKYYAVCCLMHNSGKITVAYDVADWEDGGDYQLEFDYPSYELLQPFGGGTAPYAQPTVYYNGGASSTAGTYSFRFTITGPVRQEWQPTLFDATAADYELTVYQNVDGVNTLVTPPYVASDTAYEIRVRALKGENVDKQFSLGIAYTPKWDPSGSSLLLINMQSGATNWTGSESTEKIVIKQVDIPTN, encoded by the coding sequence ATGCTGAATACAAGAAAAATATTATATTGGGCGGTTACAGCGGTATGCTGTGGCTTGTTGCCTTTCGGGTGTGTCAAGGAAGATGCCGCCTCGCTCGGCGAACGGCACGACGTGGCGGTGCGCCTCAACGTGGGGACACGCGCCGTCAGCGAAACCGACGGCACACCGACCGGCGAAGAATCGGCCATTCACTCGCTTCGTGTCTATGCCTTTGTAAAAGGACAACTGGCGGGCCACGAGTTCCGGAGCGGAGACATGGAGACTCCGGCTACATTCTGGATGGATCTGACGATGACTTCCCTGACTACCGAAACGGTAGACTTCTACATCATCGCGAACGAGAAGGCCATGAGTACCCCAGGTGCCGAGAAAACCTTTACGGAAAATACTACGGAAGCGGAACTAAATGATTTCACGTTTACCACGCTGACACGAGATGTCCAAGCCTACGGACTTCCAATGTTCGGCAAGGAATCCAAAACAATCGACTTCTCGAAACTTTCTAACCGTCAGCCGATCGACCCCGGCCATTCGGGGCATACACCGCTGGAAGATGTCTTGACGTTCCAACTGAAGCGTCCCATAGGCAAGTTGGGCGTGTTCGCGGCCAAAGAAGCAGGTGAGGCAGGAGAGCTGTGTGTAACGGACCTGACCTTGCTGGAAGCCGGAACGCGTGCGTATAATTACCTGATGCCACAGACCGACGAAACGCTGAAACTGGCAGGCGCCACTGGTACCGGCGAGTTTTCACTCGTCCCCTCTTCAGCACCGGTAACGAAGACGCTGGCCACGAATATCACGCCCGAAGAGAGGCAGAACCCCGAAAACTACACGCCTGTACTGGGGGCTCCTTTTTATCCTTTCGAGAACCCTTGGGGCAGCGATTCGTGGAACACACCGGGTGATGAGCATGGAAACATCCTCAAAATCGGCTACACGTTCGACAGCGAGCCGCGCGAAGGTCTGGTCTATATGCCACGCATTGAAAGGAACAAGTATTATGCGGTATGCTGCCTGATGCACAACAGCGGCAAGATAACTGTCGCATACGATGTGGCCGACTGGGAGGACGGTGGAGATTATCAGTTGGAGTTCGATTACCCTTCCTATGAACTGCTGCAACCTTTCGGTGGAGGGACCGCCCCCTACGCGCAGCCGACGGTTTACTACAATGGCGGCGCATCATCGACAGCGGGAACCTACTCTTTTAGGTTCACCATCACAGGTCCTGTGAGACAGGAATGGCAGCCCACGCTGTTTGATGCCACAGCCGCAGACTATGAACTGACGGTATATCAAAACGTGGATGGTGTCAACACACTCGTGACACCGCCTTATGTGGCTTCCGATACAGCGTACGAAATCCGGGTAAGGGCACTGAAAGGCGAGAACGTGGACAAGCAGTTCTCGTTGGGCATCGCCTATACCCCGAAGTGGGATCCTTCGGGAAGCTCGCTCCTGCTGATCAACATGCAGAGCGGAGCCACGAACTGGACAGGAAGCGAGAGCACCGAGAAGATTGTAATCAAACAGGTTGACATACCTACAAACTAA
- a CDS encoding FimB/Mfa2 family fimbrial subunit: MKLTNIVFCLTLLAGAATSCIREDLDDCLSTNKLLLSYKGDGTTEIFPDKICRVEMFVFDAENRCVNSSILPEEQVKGRTATLPPLADGDYRIVCLGNTHHTKVDGIATGDYDRMLFAAGDYFDEKQVAGNDSLYYASTSYTVLPYSAHKGEDQTKIIEFASSHYDLLVEVAGVPVTGNRAGSMPVLEICGVSPCTDFENRACGEATDYLLETEYEAGKALLTARTNIMRHKDHENVNVRLSAALDGETLAEVNLAKFLADNPVIDCSKHEVLIPIRFEFKSGEITVSVPEWYIEQVKPEF, encoded by the coding sequence ATGAAATTGACGAATATTGTTTTCTGCCTGACGTTGCTCGCCGGAGCCGCCACATCCTGCATCCGTGAGGATCTGGACGACTGCCTGAGCACGAACAAGTTGTTGCTCAGTTACAAGGGTGACGGCACCACGGAGATATTCCCCGACAAGATTTGCCGGGTGGAAATGTTCGTATTCGATGCAGAGAATCGATGCGTCAATTCGAGTATCTTACCAGAGGAACAAGTTAAGGGCCGCACGGCTACGCTTCCCCCGCTCGCTGACGGTGATTACCGGATTGTCTGCTTGGGGAACACCCACCACACGAAGGTCGATGGCATCGCTACGGGCGACTACGACCGGATGCTCTTTGCCGCCGGGGATTATTTCGACGAGAAACAGGTTGCCGGCAATGATTCGCTTTATTATGCCTCCACCTCCTATACCGTGCTGCCGTACAGCGCCCACAAGGGGGAGGACCAGACCAAAATCATAGAGTTCGCCAGCTCTCACTACGATCTGTTGGTGGAAGTGGCCGGAGTTCCCGTCACGGGAAACCGCGCAGGCTCGATGCCTGTGCTTGAGATATGCGGAGTCTCGCCCTGTACCGATTTCGAGAACCGGGCCTGCGGGGAAGCGACCGACTATTTGCTTGAAACCGAATACGAGGCCGGGAAAGCGTTGCTCACGGCCCGTACCAATATAATGCGTCACAAGGACCACGAGAACGTGAACGTCCGCCTGAGCGCCGCCCTTGATGGGGAGACGCTGGCCGAAGTCAACCTCGCCAAGTTCCTTGCCGACAATCCCGTTATCGACTGTTCCAAACACGAAGTGCTCATCCCGATACGCTTCGAGTTCAAGTCGGGAGAAATCACGGTAAGCGTACCCGAATGGTACATCGAACAAGTGAAACCTGAGTTTTAA
- a CDS encoding DUF3868 domain-containing protein produces the protein MRRLYIILLLILAGSPVMLHAENETSYLPSIGIRQGGVVKRDRSVELTMSVDLSKAKIRTQHTVALTPVLVSADGNREIAFPPIVIDGKTRHKVYLRAQRLESVELPPFHNDSSQVIIRHGGKNQQYDYAASVPYERWMLDGRVEIREEVHGCTNCGEGKAEQGLWSGILPTFIPDYRLDSIAPEPEPVKVRAETRTARLQFRQDSYKILPGFKDNRAELDTVSNSIELVKKNTDVKIIGIYITGYASPEGSMAHNMTLSENRAKALADYIRRHDGISPDMLHVDWKGEDWEGFIRTLGDFPNLLKRDEVYEVIERYPDERDFCELQLQKLVPPTIYLRLLTEIYPALRRNEYRIEYNVRNFNLEEARRMVDERPDLLSLSEMYKVAGSYGKGTPEYDKVMATAVRYFPTSPAALNENAVNAISREEYARAVELLEKSEVTAKSAGLLTTLGVAYAEAGLYDKAEDAFRRAAEAGSETARHNLEEVRQVIDQL, from the coding sequence ATGAGACGCTTATATATCATACTATTGTTGATACTGGCAGGTAGCCCCGTGATGCTGCATGCCGAGAACGAAACCAGTTACCTGCCCTCGATCGGAATCCGTCAGGGAGGTGTCGTCAAGCGGGACCGCTCGGTCGAGCTGACGATGTCCGTGGATTTGAGCAAGGCCAAAATCCGCACGCAGCACACCGTGGCGCTGACGCCCGTGCTCGTGTCGGCGGACGGCAACCGGGAAATCGCCTTTCCCCCGATTGTCATCGACGGCAAGACCCGCCACAAGGTCTATTTGAGGGCGCAACGCCTCGAAAGCGTGGAACTCCCGCCTTTTCACAACGATTCATCACAGGTTATCATACGTCACGGCGGCAAGAACCAACAGTATGACTATGCGGCCTCCGTCCCCTACGAGCGATGGATGCTCGACGGACGGGTCGAGATCCGCGAGGAGGTACACGGCTGCACCAACTGCGGCGAGGGTAAGGCCGAGCAAGGTCTGTGGAGTGGCATACTGCCCACCTTTATCCCGGATTACCGTCTCGATTCCATAGCCCCGGAACCCGAACCGGTGAAGGTACGTGCCGAGACCCGTACCGCACGGTTGCAGTTCCGGCAGGACAGTTACAAGATACTGCCCGGGTTCAAGGATAACCGTGCCGAATTGGACACCGTTTCCAACTCCATCGAACTGGTAAAGAAGAATACCGATGTCAAGATTATCGGCATCTACATCACCGGTTACGCCTCTCCCGAGGGCAGCATGGCGCACAACATGACCCTTTCCGAGAACCGCGCCAAGGCACTGGCCGACTATATCCGTCGTCACGACGGCATATCGCCCGACATGCTCCACGTGGACTGGAAAGGTGAGGACTGGGAAGGCTTCATCCGTACGCTCGGCGACTTCCCGAACCTGCTCAAGCGCGACGAGGTATATGAGGTCATCGAACGCTATCCCGACGAACGGGACTTCTGCGAGTTACAGCTCCAGAAACTCGTACCGCCGACCATTTACCTCAGGCTGCTCACCGAGATATACCCCGCATTGCGCCGCAACGAGTACCGCATCGAGTATAACGTGCGCAACTTCAACCTCGAAGAGGCGCGCCGCATGGTCGATGAGCGTCCCGATCTCTTGAGCCTGTCGGAAATGTACAAGGTGGCCGGCTCCTACGGGAAAGGCACGCCCGAGTACGACAAGGTGATGGCCACCGCAGTACGCTATTTTCCGACATCGCCCGCCGCGCTCAACGAGAATGCCGTGAATGCCATCTCCCGTGAGGAGTACGCCAGGGCGGTGGAGCTGCTCGAAAAGTCGGAAGTCACCGCGAAATCTGCCGGGTTGCTGACTACGCTCGGCGTGGCATACGCCGAAGCGGGACTGTATGACAAGGCCGAAGACGCTTTCCGGCGTGCCGCGGAGGCCGGTTCCGAGACGGCCCGGCATAACCTCGAAGAGGTGCGGCAGGTCATCGACCAGTTGTAG
- a CDS encoding DUF3575 domain-containing protein has translation MKKLILGVFLAVCWCTGTANAQDIAAKTNLLYWSTTTPNLSLEFGLGQRTTLDLTGAYNPWTLNKDKNKKIKHWLVMPEFRYWLCERYNGHFFGLHSGYAFYNISGVRIPFQSKSTKDHRYQGWATGVGLSYGYSWILGKRWNLEATIGLGYIYTNYDKYECATCGKFKGSQNKHYFGPTKAGISLIYIIK, from the coding sequence ATGAAAAAACTGATCCTCGGTGTTTTCCTTGCCGTCTGCTGGTGTACAGGCACCGCCAACGCGCAGGATATAGCAGCAAAGACCAATCTGCTGTATTGGTCAACCACAACGCCCAACTTGAGTCTGGAATTTGGGTTGGGTCAACGCACAACCCTCGACCTCACGGGTGCCTACAACCCGTGGACGCTGAATAAGGACAAGAACAAGAAAATCAAGCACTGGCTGGTGATGCCGGAGTTCCGCTACTGGCTCTGTGAACGCTATAACGGCCACTTCTTCGGTCTGCACAGCGGCTACGCCTTCTACAACATCAGCGGCGTGAGAATCCCTTTCCAAAGCAAATCCACCAAGGACCACCGTTACCAGGGCTGGGCCACGGGCGTCGGGCTTTCATACGGCTACTCGTGGATTCTGGGCAAGCGTTGGAACCTCGAAGCCACGATCGGTCTGGGCTACATCTACACGAATTACGACAAGTACGAGTGCGCCACCTGCGGAAAGTTCAAGGGCAGTCAGAATAAACACTACTTTGGCCCGACCAAGGCGGGCATCTCTCTGATATACATAATCAAATAA
- a CDS encoding site-specific integrase, with product MATIKVKFRASSVEMKEGSLYYQVIHNRLARQVHTGYKLFPSEWDAGISEIVMDSGTEGGRRNYLLSVKTALADDLSRFRSIIARLERSDVMYTADKVVELFSSPADCGGFVSFARQLIKELKQIGKRRTAETYTTVLNSFLRFRGERDLLFGEVDSNLMVEYETFLKGCDVCPNSSSFYMRNLRAIYNRAVERELTVQRYPFRHVYTGVDKTVKRAVPLKVIRQIRDLDLTLSPMLDYAKDLFLFSFYTRGMSFVDMAYLKKKDLQNGVLAYRRQKTGQQLFIRWEKPMQEIIDKYDTSGTPYLLPIIRDMKEDARKQYKSEAHRENQSLKKIGKLLGLAIPLTSYVARHSWASIAKSKNIPIATISEAMGHDSENTTRIYLASLDTTVVDKANSLILKSL from the coding sequence ATGGCAACAATAAAAGTTAAATTCCGTGCCTCTTCCGTCGAGATGAAGGAAGGCTCGCTCTACTATCAAGTGATTCACAACCGTCTGGCAAGACAAGTACATACCGGCTACAAGCTTTTTCCCTCGGAATGGGATGCCGGCATTTCCGAGATCGTGATGGATTCCGGCACGGAAGGGGGGCGCAGGAATTACCTGCTCTCCGTGAAGACCGCCTTGGCAGATGACTTGTCCCGTTTCAGAAGCATCATCGCACGGCTCGAACGTTCCGACGTAATGTATACCGCCGACAAGGTGGTGGAACTGTTTTCCTCCCCGGCTGACTGCGGCGGGTTTGTCTCTTTTGCACGGCAGCTCATAAAGGAGTTGAAACAGATAGGGAAAAGGCGTACGGCTGAGACGTATACGACCGTGCTGAACAGTTTCCTGCGGTTTCGTGGCGAACGTGACCTTCTGTTCGGGGAGGTGGACTCCAACCTGATGGTGGAATACGAGACCTTTCTGAAAGGGTGCGACGTTTGCCCGAACTCCTCCTCTTTTTACATGCGTAACCTGCGTGCCATTTACAACCGTGCGGTGGAACGGGAACTGACCGTGCAGCGTTACCCGTTCAGGCATGTCTACACGGGCGTGGACAAAACGGTCAAACGCGCCGTTCCGCTGAAAGTGATCCGCCAGATACGGGATCTGGACCTGACACTCAGTCCCATGCTGGATTACGCGAAAGACCTGTTCCTTTTCTCTTTCTATACAAGGGGAATGTCATTTGTGGATATGGCTTACCTGAAAAAGAAAGATTTACAGAATGGAGTTCTGGCCTACCGTCGCCAGAAGACGGGACAACAGCTCTTTATCAGGTGGGAGAAGCCCATGCAGGAGATCATCGACAAGTACGACACGTCCGGGACTCCTTATCTGTTGCCGATCATACGGGACATGAAAGAGGATGCCCGAAAACAATACAAGAGCGAGGCGCATCGGGAAAATCAGAGTTTGAAGAAAATCGGTAAACTTTTGGGGTTGGCCATACCACTGACGAGCTATGTGGCCCGCCATAGCTGGGCAAGTATCGCCAAAAGCAAGAATATTCCTATCGCTACCATCAGCGAGGCGATGGGACACGATTCCGAGAACACCACCCGTATCTATCTCGCTTCACTCGACACTACGGTGGTGGACAAGGCGAACAGTTTGATTCTGAAATCACTGTAA